The proteins below come from a single Rhodococcus sp. WMMA185 genomic window:
- a CDS encoding class II glutamine amidotransferase — translation MCRLFGLSASPHRVRASFWLLDAPDSLLQQSRRDPDGTGLGTYAADGTPVVEKQPLAAYGDREFAEEAKHRYSATFIAHIRFATTGDLLPQNTHPFTQRGRLFAHNGVVEDLPRLESELGPDLGLVHGDTDSERVFALITRHIDICRGDVTAGITAGVRWLADNQPIYALNFVLTTPDSLWALRYPDTHDLLVLERRAGGPSGGRHLQHASATGRIRARAEHLAEYPSVVVASEQMDEDPGWTPLRSGELLHVDRELGTSREVIVDRPPRHQICLDDLGARAAAAQAQQ, via the coding sequence GTGTGCCGCTTGTTCGGGCTGTCCGCCTCCCCACACCGCGTCCGCGCGTCCTTCTGGTTGCTCGACGCACCGGACAGCCTCCTGCAGCAAAGTCGGCGCGACCCGGACGGAACGGGGCTCGGGACATACGCTGCGGACGGAACCCCGGTAGTCGAGAAGCAACCGCTCGCCGCATACGGGGACAGGGAGTTTGCGGAGGAGGCGAAGCACCGGTACTCGGCGACGTTCATCGCTCACATCCGGTTTGCGACGACGGGTGACCTGCTTCCGCAGAACACGCATCCCTTCACTCAGCGTGGTCGTCTCTTCGCTCACAACGGCGTGGTCGAGGACCTACCCCGACTCGAGTCCGAACTGGGGCCGGACCTCGGCCTCGTCCACGGCGACACCGACTCCGAGCGCGTTTTCGCACTCATCACCCGCCACATCGACATATGCCGGGGCGACGTGACGGCAGGTATCACCGCGGGGGTCCGGTGGCTGGCCGACAACCAGCCGATCTACGCCCTCAACTTCGTCCTGACCACCCCTGACAGCCTGTGGGCGCTGCGCTACCCGGACACTCACGACCTTCTGGTCCTCGAACGTCGGGCCGGCGGTCCAAGCGGCGGCCGGCACCTTCAACACGCGAGCGCAACCGGCAGAATTCGTGCGCGGGCCGAACATCTCGCCGAATACCCATCGGTGGTGGTCGCAAGTGAGCAGATGGACGAAGACCCTGGGTGGACGCCCCTGCGGTCGGGTGAACTCCTACACGTCGATCGTGAACTCGGTACGAGCCGGGAGGTGATTGTCGACCGCCCGCCGCGCCATCAGATCTGCCTCGACGATCTGGGTGCACGGGCGGCAGCGGCTCAGGCGCAGCAGTAG
- a CDS encoding flavodoxin family protein, whose product MTTSSPENAHHFSGLRALFINCTLKRSPEVSNTQGLIDRSVGVMEKEGVTVDQIRAVDHDIATGVYPDMTEHGWPSDEWPQLYRRVLDADILVLAGPIWLGDNASVTKLVIERLYACSSLLNDRGQYAYYGRAGGCLITGNEDGVKHCAMNILYSLQHLGYVIPPQADAGWIGEAGPGPSYLDEGSGGPENDFTNRNTTFMTYNLMHTAAMLKSAGGFPAYGNQRSEWEAGCRPDFANPDYR is encoded by the coding sequence ATGACTACTTCATCGCCGGAAAACGCACACCACTTCAGCGGTCTGCGCGCCCTGTTCATCAACTGCACCTTGAAGCGATCTCCGGAGGTGAGCAACACCCAGGGGCTGATCGACCGCAGCGTCGGTGTGATGGAGAAGGAAGGCGTCACCGTCGATCAGATCCGGGCCGTCGATCACGACATCGCGACCGGCGTATACCCGGACATGACCGAACACGGCTGGCCGAGTGATGAATGGCCCCAGTTGTATCGACGCGTCCTGGACGCCGACATCCTGGTGCTGGCCGGACCGATCTGGCTGGGCGACAATGCCTCCGTCACCAAACTGGTGATCGAACGGCTCTACGCTTGTTCTTCACTTCTCAACGACCGGGGCCAGTACGCCTACTACGGCCGAGCAGGTGGATGCCTCATCACCGGCAACGAGGACGGCGTCAAGCACTGTGCGATGAACATTCTCTACAGCCTCCAACATCTCGGATATGTGATCCCCCCGCAGGCAGATGCCGGGTGGATCGGCGAGGCGGGCCCGGGACCGTCCTATCTCGATGAAGGATCCGGCGGCCCGGAGAACGACTTCACCAATCGCAACACCACGTTCATGACGTACAACCTGATGCATACCGCGGCGATGCTCAAGAGTGCGGGCGGCTTTCCCGCGTATGGAAATCAGCGTTCGGAATGGGAAGCCGGGTGCCGCCCAGACTTCGCCAATCCTGACTACCGCTGA
- a CDS encoding non-ribosomal peptide synthetase, which translates to MSSSDDLDFSYAQCGLSNVDIPTQSGLFPLSAAQRGIWFAQHLLDDVPIAISQYVEFTDLDLDVDLLVESALIATRELGTGMLRIVERDGEPFQLIDESLSPEWVHRDFRSEGDPCAAAHAWMRAEYSTPIDLLSDRLICSATLRLADNHYYLYSRIHHIALDGFGAMTFMNRTAELYAARVEGRDPARFRANSLREIVEDEHRYRTSNRFEKDRQYWSERSHNFPDPISLAGWSASPRLPARVVSAPFPRATEVSVQRLLSRRPGSMFATVAVAAVAAFLSRLTGEDDVVLSLPVSARTTARLRNSGGMVANVVPIRLPVRGETTVADLMRSAQLELTGALRHQRYRHEDIRRDAGIVGGHRGLFGPSINIMLFENEFRVGDSVGRFNVLGTGPVEDLTVNLYPSITGQVAQIDFEANPNLYTEEQLGGHHTRFLQFLAVFADAPAHRRIGDLAILNEDEVAHLVPACGPEREPVRLLPDLLAEGVAAAPDGIAIRASGTEITYQDLVARSNRLARLFIAHGVGPETYVALCLPRSAESLVAFWAVAKAGAAFVPIDPSLPTDLVAHMLTDSGALVGITLDELVVDLPDTTHWITLDAEATIRQCAGLTDAQITDAERTSVLRPDNTAYMIYSSGPTGVPKGVPVTHAGLADFGAAARSELGVTAQSRVLCFSSASFDASVFEMIPAFSAGATMVVAPPEVRGGNELNDVLRKEMVTHIISAPAALDTIDPRTLEHLETVVVCGGVCTSDLVDRFGTACRFINSYGPTETTIVATVGELSRGSPIAVGGPLQGMRAVVLDRRLQPVPAGVVGELYLAGLGLARGYHDHRGLTAERFVANPFGEPGQRFYRTGDEVRWVRSPGPEGYSLELIGRSDYWADVLAGLPDVLGLPADRPRPAVRSGAGGSVEFVVSAATAGRVRSWTRERGATPFMVVHAALSVVLAKLSGSTDIAVGSAVAGRGEAALDHLVGMFVNTLVLRVECDPDLSFTELVDSVRERDLEAFAHADVPFEALVEKLNPTRSQSFSPLFQVMLAFRNYTPSQVELPGSTIAPVGVDRVAAPFDLSMSVGETADGGYEGTLEYATDIFDAATAEQIAERFVRVLEAVLDDPSILVGDVSVLDASERALVLDTWNDTDHPVPEGLLLDRFAEQVVRSPDGAAVVFEGESLTYAQFDARVNRWARYLIGVGVGPESLVAVGMRRSLEMVIALYAVVEAGGGYVPIDPDQPRERNDDVLETADPVLVLTTAADRGVLPVGLEIVEVDNLDVSGYSSAPVTDTDRRAPLRPENMAYMIFTSGSTGRPKGVAVSHRAIVNQLSWMVSEYAFTDSDVVVSKIPVTFDASLLELFLPLTVGARLVIARPDGHRDPEYLLALIADAGATVAAFVPSMLATLLADPTVRIPASLRLVYVGGEELPVDLFGRLAAKSEARLDNMYGPTEAAVTVTSYRCDDQDVVTVPVGAPVWNTHTYVLDARLHPVAVGVVGELYLGGVQLARGYQGRADLTAERFVANPFGDRGTRLYRTGDLVRWNREGNLEFLGRTDFQVKVRGLRIELGEIESALVAEDAVSQAAAAVHENDLGQQLVGYVVPESGRSVDKEAVREAVGRSLPAYMVPAVLMVVDEFPLTASEKVDRKALPEPQWKSREFRAPTSLVQETVAEIFAEVLGVERVGLDDDFFALGGNSLIATRVIARLGAALDARVPMRVIFEASTVEALALRVERHAGEGGRPVLEASPRPDRVPLSLAQQRMWFLNQFDPESAVYNIPVVIRLSGELDVAALDAAVADVLVRHEALRTVFPDSEQGPLQVVVPVSQVPVDLTPVLVTTEEADERIAELVGFGFDVTAEVPVRGALLRVSESEHVLAMVAHHICTDGVSTAPMARDVMVAYAARHAGHEPGWAPLPVQYADYTLWQRELLGSEDDPESLAGQQIDYWTGALAGLPDVLALPTDRPRPAVRSGGGGCVEFEVSAATVARVQAWAQERGVTPFIMLHAVLSVVLAKLSGSTDIAVGSAVAGRGEAALDDLVGMFVNTLVLRVECDPDLSFTELVDSVRERDLEAFAHADVPFEALVEKLNPTRSQSFSPLFQVMLAFRNYTPSQVELTGLTVSPVQVEWTAAPFDLSMTFGEAADGGYEGSLVYATDIFDAGTVAGIGERFVRVLEAVLDDPSVLVGDVSVLDASERALVLDTWNDTDHPVPERLLLDRFAEQVVRSPDAAAVVFEGQSLTYAQFDARVNRLARYLIGVGVGPESLVAVGMRPSLELMVGIYAVLRAGGAYVPIDPDQPRERNDYVLDTAAPVCVLSTSQDGFAESADGVVNIDEVDVSGYSPAVVAGSELLGPVRPENTAYVIFTSGSTGRPKGVAVSHRAIANQLSWIVSEYGVGDSDVVVSKIPATFDASLLELCLPLAVGARLVIARPDGHRDSEYLLSLIADRGVTAAVFVPSMLAMLLTDPEVQFPDSLRLVYVGGEELPAELFGRLAAKSDARLDNMYGPTEAAVTVTSYLCDDRDVVTVPIGGPVWNTHTYVLDARLHPVAVGVAGELYLGGVQLARGYQGRADLTAERFVADPFGAPGARLYRTGDLVRWNREGNLEFLGRTDFQMKVRGLRIELGEIESALVTQETVTQAVVIVHESNLGEHLVGYVMPESGRSVDTEALREAIGRSLPAYMVPALLMLVDEFPLRPSGKVDRNALPVPVWAPREFRAPTTPVQEIVAETYAEVLGVERVGLDDDFFALGGNSLIATRVTARLGSELNTTVPVQWLFSDPTVEALATRILAGVEGTAQEGFGPVLPIREAGAATPLFCIHPIVGLSWCYSGLAQHLDGDMPIYGVQSPAIVDDSFAPDSLEELAERYTNEIRAVQPAGPYRLLGWSLGGVIAHAMAIQLQAMGERVELLAMMDSFVGSTEEKDGSLESITVSELLGGFGGDQGAAGSTLSDLSVEAVTTEMAGLTGQSVERAEQVVGRLLSTAERNSRLMLEYCPERFEGDIVFFTAMADDDTGSRAVREWDGAVTGQVHNHPVPTTHWRMTAPGALAVACPILSDAMGDGKRPG; encoded by the coding sequence GTGTCATCGTCGGACGATCTCGATTTCAGCTACGCCCAGTGTGGACTGTCGAACGTTGACATTCCGACGCAGTCGGGTCTGTTCCCTCTTTCTGCTGCTCAACGCGGTATCTGGTTCGCCCAGCATCTCCTCGATGATGTTCCGATCGCGATTTCACAGTACGTGGAGTTCACCGATCTAGATCTCGACGTCGACCTATTGGTAGAGAGCGCGCTCATCGCGACACGCGAACTCGGAACCGGCATGCTGAGGATCGTCGAGAGAGATGGTGAACCGTTCCAGTTGATCGACGAGTCGCTCAGCCCCGAGTGGGTTCATCGCGACTTTCGGTCCGAAGGAGATCCATGCGCGGCCGCCCACGCGTGGATGCGGGCCGAATACAGCACACCGATCGACCTGCTGAGCGATCGGCTGATCTGCTCCGCAACGCTCCGCCTTGCCGACAACCACTACTACTTGTACTCGCGAATCCACCACATCGCGCTCGACGGCTTCGGCGCAATGACGTTCATGAACCGGACGGCGGAGTTGTATGCGGCAAGGGTAGAAGGACGCGATCCGGCGAGGTTCCGGGCTAATTCACTCCGTGAAATCGTCGAGGACGAGCATCGATACCGCACATCCAACAGATTCGAGAAGGATCGCCAGTATTGGTCCGAGCGTAGCCACAACTTCCCGGATCCGATCAGTCTTGCAGGATGGTCGGCATCCCCCAGACTGCCTGCCCGGGTTGTCAGCGCACCATTTCCGCGCGCTACGGAAGTTTCTGTGCAGCGGCTACTGTCCCGGCGACCGGGTTCGATGTTCGCTACCGTGGCGGTGGCCGCGGTGGCGGCGTTCTTGTCCCGACTTACCGGCGAGGACGATGTCGTGCTGAGTCTGCCGGTCTCGGCCCGCACGACCGCGAGACTGCGCAACTCCGGCGGCATGGTCGCCAACGTGGTGCCGATCCGTCTACCGGTACGGGGCGAAACAACGGTTGCCGACCTGATGCGGTCTGCGCAACTCGAGTTGACGGGCGCGCTGCGCCACCAGCGGTACCGGCACGAGGACATTCGGCGAGACGCCGGGATCGTCGGTGGCCATCGGGGCCTCTTCGGTCCGTCGATCAACATCATGCTGTTCGAGAACGAGTTTCGAGTCGGTGACTCGGTCGGCCGCTTCAACGTGCTAGGTACCGGTCCCGTCGAGGATCTGACCGTGAATCTGTACCCCAGCATCACGGGTCAGGTGGCGCAGATCGACTTCGAGGCCAATCCGAATCTGTACACCGAGGAGCAGTTGGGTGGACACCACACGCGATTCCTCCAATTCCTGGCCGTCTTCGCTGACGCGCCGGCCCATCGCCGGATCGGCGACCTCGCGATCCTGAATGAGGATGAGGTCGCGCACCTGGTCCCTGCGTGCGGCCCGGAGCGTGAACCGGTGCGTCTGCTGCCCGATCTGCTGGCCGAAGGTGTGGCTGCTGCCCCGGACGGTATCGCGATCCGTGCATCGGGTACGGAGATCACCTACCAGGATCTCGTGGCCCGTTCCAACCGCTTGGCACGGTTGTTCATCGCGCATGGTGTCGGCCCGGAGACCTATGTAGCGTTGTGCCTGCCACGATCGGCGGAGTCGTTGGTCGCGTTCTGGGCTGTCGCCAAGGCGGGCGCCGCCTTCGTGCCGATCGACCCGAGTCTGCCGACCGATCTGGTCGCGCACATGCTCACCGATTCGGGTGCGCTCGTGGGTATCACCCTGGATGAGCTGGTCGTGGATCTTCCCGACACCACACACTGGATCACGCTCGACGCCGAAGCGACTATCCGGCAGTGTGCGGGTCTGACGGACGCGCAGATCACGGATGCGGAGCGCACTTCGGTTCTGCGACCGGACAACACGGCGTACATGATCTACTCGTCGGGTCCGACCGGTGTCCCGAAAGGCGTCCCGGTCACACATGCCGGGCTGGCGGATTTCGGGGCCGCCGCCCGCTCGGAACTCGGTGTCACCGCTCAATCGCGGGTGTTGTGCTTCTCGTCGGCGAGCTTCGATGCCTCCGTGTTCGAGATGATCCCGGCGTTCAGTGCCGGTGCCACCATGGTCGTTGCCCCACCGGAAGTGCGCGGCGGGAACGAACTGAATGACGTCTTGCGAAAGGAGATGGTGACACACATCATTTCGGCTCCTGCGGCGCTCGACACCATCGACCCGCGGACACTCGAACATCTCGAGACGGTGGTGGTGTGCGGGGGTGTGTGCACATCAGACCTCGTTGACCGGTTCGGCACGGCGTGCAGGTTCATCAACAGCTACGGGCCCACCGAAACGACGATCGTCGCGACCGTCGGCGAGCTGTCGCGGGGTAGCCCGATTGCCGTCGGCGGGCCCCTCCAGGGCATGAGAGCCGTTGTCTTGGACCGCAGGCTGCAGCCGGTCCCGGCGGGGGTCGTCGGAGAACTCTACCTGGCCGGGCTGGGCCTGGCGCGCGGGTATCACGACCATCGGGGGTTGACGGCGGAGCGGTTCGTGGCCAACCCATTCGGGGAACCGGGGCAGCGTTTTTATCGTACTGGTGACGAGGTGCGTTGGGTCCGTTCGCCCGGCCCCGAGGGATATTCTCTCGAGCTCATCGGCCGATCCGACTATTGGGCGGATGTGTTGGCGGGGTTGCCGGATGTGTTGGGGTTGCCGGCGGATCGGCCGCGGCCTGCGGTGCGGTCGGGTGCTGGGGGCAGTGTGGAGTTCGTGGTGTCGGCGGCCACGGCGGGGCGGGTGCGGTCGTGGACGCGGGAGCGGGGGGCAACCCCGTTCATGGTGGTGCATGCGGCGTTGTCGGTGGTGTTGGCGAAGCTCAGTGGCAGCACCGATATCGCGGTGGGATCGGCGGTCGCGGGTCGGGGTGAGGCGGCGCTCGATCATCTGGTGGGGATGTTCGTGAACACGTTGGTGCTGCGGGTCGAGTGTGATCCGGATCTGTCGTTCACCGAGTTGGTTGATTCCGTGCGGGAGCGGGACCTCGAGGCGTTCGCGCATGCGGATGTGCCGTTCGAGGCTCTGGTGGAGAAGTTGAACCCGACACGGTCGCAGTCGTTCTCGCCGTTGTTTCAAGTGATGTTGGCGTTCCGGAATTACACCCCGTCGCAGGTGGAGTTGCCAGGTTCGACGATCGCGCCGGTCGGAGTGGATCGGGTGGCGGCGCCGTTCGATCTGTCGATGTCGGTTGGTGAGACGGCCGACGGCGGGTATGAGGGGACGCTCGAGTACGCGACCGACATTTTCGATGCGGCGACGGCGGAGCAGATCGCGGAGCGGTTCGTACGGGTGCTCGAGGCGGTTCTCGACGATCCATCGATTCTGGTGGGGGATGTTTCGGTCCTCGACGCCTCCGAGCGGGCGTTGGTTCTCGATACCTGGAACGACACCGACCACCCAGTGCCGGAGGGGTTACTACTGGACAGGTTCGCCGAGCAGGTGGTGCGGTCTCCGGATGGGGCGGCGGTGGTGTTCGAAGGTGAGTCGCTGACGTATGCGCAGTTCGATGCTCGGGTGAATCGGTGGGCGCGGTATTTGATCGGTGTCGGGGTGGGTCCGGAGTCGTTGGTGGCGGTCGGGATGCGCCGGTCACTGGAGATGGTGATCGCTCTGTACGCGGTAGTCGAGGCCGGTGGCGGGTATGTGCCGATCGACCCCGACCAACCTCGCGAACGCAATGACGACGTACTCGAGACGGCGGATCCGGTATTGGTGCTGACCACTGCGGCCGATCGTGGTGTTCTTCCGGTGGGGTTGGAGATTGTCGAGGTTGACAACCTGGATGTGTCGGGGTATTCGTCTGCGCCGGTGACGGATACGGATCGGCGTGCTCCGTTGCGTCCGGAGAATATGGCGTACATGATCTTCACGTCGGGGTCGACCGGGCGTCCGAAGGGGGTGGCGGTCAGTCACCGCGCGATCGTCAATCAGTTGTCGTGGATGGTTTCCGAATACGCCTTCACCGACTCGGATGTGGTGGTGTCGAAGATTCCGGTGACCTTCGATGCTTCTTTGTTGGAGTTGTTCCTGCCGTTGACTGTCGGCGCCCGGTTGGTCATCGCCCGGCCGGACGGGCATCGTGATCCGGAATACCTGCTGGCGCTGATCGCGGATGCCGGTGCCACGGTGGCGGCGTTCGTGCCGTCGATGCTGGCGACGTTGCTGGCGGATCCCACCGTACGGATACCTGCCTCGTTGCGACTGGTGTATGTCGGCGGCGAGGAATTGCCGGTGGATCTGTTCGGGCGGCTGGCGGCGAAGTCGGAGGCACGGCTGGACAACATGTACGGGCCGACCGAGGCCGCGGTCACCGTGACGTCCTACCGGTGTGACGACCAGGACGTGGTCACCGTGCCGGTCGGTGCCCCGGTGTGGAACACCCATACGTATGTGCTCGATGCCCGTTTGCACCCGGTGGCTGTCGGGGTGGTGGGGGAGTTGTATCTGGGTGGGGTCCAGTTGGCCCGCGGGTATCAGGGCAGGGCGGATTTGACGGCGGAGCGATTCGTGGCGAATCCGTTCGGTGATCGGGGCACACGGTTGTATCGCACCGGGGACCTGGTGCGGTGGAATCGGGAGGGGAATCTCGAGTTCTTGGGGCGCACAGATTTTCAGGTGAAGGTGCGGGGTCTGCGGATCGAGTTGGGGGAGATCGAGTCGGCACTGGTGGCCGAGGATGCGGTCTCGCAGGCCGCAGCGGCGGTACACGAAAATGACCTCGGCCAGCAGCTCGTGGGGTATGTGGTGCCTGAAAGCGGCCGCTCGGTGGACAAGGAGGCGGTGCGGGAAGCCGTCGGGCGATCGCTGCCCGCGTACATGGTTCCCGCGGTCCTGATGGTCGTCGACGAGTTTCCGTTGACCGCCAGCGAGAAGGTGGATCGGAAAGCGTTACCTGAGCCGCAGTGGAAGTCCCGCGAGTTCCGGGCGCCGACGAGCCTGGTTCAAGAGACCGTTGCGGAGATTTTTGCCGAGGTCCTCGGTGTCGAGCGGGTCGGGCTCGATGACGACTTCTTCGCCCTCGGTGGCAATTCGTTGATCGCGACCCGGGTGATCGCCCGGTTGGGTGCGGCGCTCGATGCCCGGGTGCCGATGCGGGTGATTTTCGAGGCGTCGACGGTGGAGGCGTTGGCGCTACGGGTCGAGCGGCATGCCGGTGAGGGTGGGCGTCCGGTACTCGAGGCGAGTCCACGGCCAGATCGAGTGCCGTTGTCGTTGGCGCAGCAGCGGATGTGGTTTTTGAACCAGTTCGACCCGGAGTCGGCGGTGTACAACATTCCGGTAGTGATCCGATTGTCGGGTGAGTTGGATGTGGCGGCCTTGGATGCCGCGGTGGCCGATGTACTCGTTCGGCACGAGGCGTTGCGGACGGTGTTCCCGGATTCGGAACAGGGGCCGCTGCAGGTGGTGGTACCGGTCTCGCAGGTGCCGGTGGATCTGACGCCGGTCCTGGTGACTACGGAGGAGGCCGATGAGCGGATCGCAGAGTTGGTGGGTTTCGGGTTCGATGTGACCGCTGAGGTACCGGTGCGGGGGGCTTTGTTGCGGGTCTCGGAGTCCGAGCACGTGCTGGCCATGGTGGCGCACCATATTTGCACCGACGGGGTGTCGACCGCGCCGATGGCCCGGGATGTGATGGTGGCGTATGCGGCCCGTCATGCCGGACACGAGCCGGGGTGGGCTCCGTTGCCGGTGCAGTACGCCGACTACACACTCTGGCAGCGGGAGCTTCTCGGGTCGGAGGATGATCCGGAATCGCTGGCCGGCCAGCAGATCGACTACTGGACGGGTGCGTTGGCGGGGTTGCCGGATGTGTTGGCTTTGCCGACGGATCGGCCGCGCCCTGCAGTGCGGTCGGGCGGTGGTGGTTGTGTCGAGTTCGAGGTGTCGGCGGCCACGGTGGCGCGGGTGCAGGCGTGGGCGCAGGAGCGAGGGGTAACCCCGTTCATAATGCTCCATGCCGTGCTGTCGGTGGTGTTGGCGAAGCTCAGTGGCAGCACCGATATCGCGGTGGGGTCGGCCGTCGCGGGTCGGGGTGAGGCGGCGCTCGATGACCTGGTCGGGATGTTCGTGAACACGTTGGTGTTACGGGTCGAGTGTGATCCGGATCTGTCGTTCACCGAGTTGGTTGATTCCGTGCGGGAGCGGGACCTCGAGGCGTTCGCGCATGCGGATGTGCCGTTCGAGGCTCTGGTGGAGAAGTTGAATCCGACGCGGTCGCAGTCGTTCTCGCCGTTGTTTCAGGTGATGTTGGCGTTCCGGAATTACACCCCGTCGCAGGTGGAGTTGACGGGGTTGACGGTGTCGCCGGTTCAGGTGGAGTGGACGGCGGCGCCGTTCGATTTGTCGATGACTTTCGGTGAGGCGGCCGACGGCGGGTACGAGGGGTCGTTGGTGTATGCGACGGACATCTTCGATGCCGGCACGGTGGCGGGGATCGGGGAGCGGTTTGTGCGGGTGCTCGAGGCGGTTCTCGACGATCCATCGGTTCTGGTGGGGGATGTGTCAGTCCTCGACGCCTCCGAGCGGGCGTTGGTTCTCGATACCTGGAACGACACCGACCACCCAGTGCCGGAGAGGTTACTACTGGACAGGTTCGCCGAGCAGGTGGTGCGGTCTCCGGATGCGGCGGCGGTGGTGTTCGAAGGGCAGTCGCTGACGTATGCGCAGTTCGATGCTCGGGTGAATCGGTTGGCGCGGTACTTGATCGGTGTCGGGGTGGGTCCGGAGTCATTGGTGGCGGTCGGGATGCGCCCTTCGCTGGAATTGATGGTTGGAATTTATGCGGTGCTGCGGGCGGGCGGGGCGTATGTGCCGATCGACCCCGACCAGCCCCGCGAACGCAACGACTATGTGCTCGATACCGCGGCACCGGTGTGCGTGTTGTCGACGTCCCAGGACGGATTCGCCGAGTCCGCGGACGGTGTGGTCAACATCGACGAGGTGGATGTATCGGGGTATTCCCCTGCGGTGGTGGCGGGGTCCGAGCTGCTCGGGCCGGTGCGGCCGGAGAACACGGCATATGTGATTTTTACGTCGGGGTCGACCGGGCGTCCGAAGGGGGTGGCGGTCAGTCACCGCGCGATCGCCAATCAGTTGTCGTGGATCGTCTCCGAATACGGTGTGGGCGACTCCGATGTGGTGGTATCGAAGATTCCGGCGACCTTCGATGCTTCTCTCTTGGAGTTGTGCTTGCCTTTGGCTGTCGGCGCCCGGCTGGTGATCGCCCGGCCGGATGGGCATCGTGATTCGGAATACCTGCTGTCGCTGATCGCGGACAGGGGTGTAACCGCGGCGGTGTTCGTGCCGTCGATGCTGGCGATGCTGCTGACTGATCCCGAGGTGCAGTTTCCCGATTCGTTGCGGTTGGTGTATGTCGGCGGGGAGGAATTGCCGGCGGAGTTGTTCGGGCGGCTGGCGGCGAAGTCGGATGCACGTCTGGACAACATGTACGGGCCGACCGAGGCCGCAGTCACCGTGACGTCCTACCTGTGTGACGACCGGGACGTGGTCACCGTGCCGATCGGTGGCCCGGTGTGGAACACCCATACGTATGTGCTCGATGCTCGTTTGCACCCGGTGGCTGTCGGGGTGGCGGGGGAGTTGTATCTGGGTGGGGTCCAGTTGGCCCGCGGGTATCAGGGCAGGGCGGATCTGACGGCGGAGCGGTTCGTGGCAGATCCGTTCGGTGCGCCGGGCGCACGGTTGTATCGCACCGGGGATCTGGTGCGGTGGAATCGGGAGGGGAATCTCGAGTTCTTGGGGCGCACAGATTTTCAGATGAAGGTGCGGGGTCTGCGGATCGAGTTGGGGGAGATCGAGTCGGCACTGGTGACACAGGAAACGGTCACGCAAGCGGTGGTGATCGTGCACGAGAGCAACCTCGGCGAGCACCTGGTCGGGTATGTGATGCCGGAGAGCGGCCGCTCGGTGGACACCGAGGCGCTGCGCGAGGCGATCGGGCGGTCCCTGCCCGCGTACATGGTTCCCGCGCTCCTGATGCTTGTCGACGAGTTCCCATTGCGCCCGAGCGGAAAGGTGGATCGAAATGCGTTGCCGGTGCCGGTGTGGGCGCCTCGGGAGTTCCGTGCGCCGACGACTCCGGTTCAAGAGATCGTTGCGGAGACTTATGCCGAGGTGCTCGGTGTGGAGCGGGTCGGGCTCGATGATGACTTCTTCGCCCTCGGTGGCAATTCATTGATCGCGACGCGGGTGACGGCTCGGTTGGGAAGTGAACTGAACACGACCGTACCGGTGCAATGGTTGTTCTCGGATCCGACTGTGGAAGCACTGGCCACTCGCATCCTGGCCGGTGTCGAGGGCACGGCACAGGAGGGCTTCGGTCCGGTGCTTCCCATCCGGGAGGCAGGTGCGGCGACACCGCTGTTCTGTATACACCCGATTGTCGGATTGTCTTGGTGCTACTCGGGTCTAGCCCAGCACCTCGACGGAGACATGCCGATCTACGGAGTCCAGAGTCCTGCGATCGTCGACGATAGCTTCGCGCCCGATTCGCTCGAGGAACTCGCGGAGCGGTACACCAACGAGATCCGTGCGGTTCAGCCGGCCGGTCCGTATCGGTTGCTCGGCTGGTCGTTGGGCGGCGTCATTGCGCATGCGATGGCGATCCAACTTCAGGCAATGGGCGAGCGAGTGGAGCTGCTGGCCATGATGGACAGCTTCGTCGGCTCGACCGAGGAGAAGGACGGATCTCTGGAGAGCATCACCGTGAGCGAATTGCTTGGCGGATTCGGTGGAGACCAGGGCGCAGCCGGCTCTACCCTCTCGGACCTGAGTGTCGAAGCCGTCACCACCGAAATGGCTGGGTTGACTGGGCAATCCGTCGAACGAGCCGAACAGGTTGTGGGGCGGCTCCTCTCGACGGCGGAACGCAACTCCCGGTTGATGTTGGAATATTGCCCGGAACGCTTCGAGGGCGACATCGTGTTCTTCACCGCAATGGCTGACGATGACACCGGGTCCCGGGCCGTACGGGAATGGGACGGGGCCGTGACCGGACAGGTACACAACCACCCGGTGCCGACGACGCACTGGCGGATGACTGCCCCCGGCGCATTGGCCGTCGCCTGCCCGATCTTGAGCGATGCCATGGGCGACGGGAAACGGCCGGGATAA
- a CDS encoding YciI family protein: MKYMLLINAESTANTCDGPTMEEWRVYDKEVMDAGIFVSGEGLADLTTATSIQVGPDGERTVTTDGPFAETREVLGGFYVIDVPNLDVALDWAARCPGARDGGRIVIRPVEEFEN; this comes from the coding sequence ATGAAGTACATGCTGCTGATCAACGCCGAGTCCACCGCCAACACGTGTGATGGCCCCACGATGGAGGAGTGGAGGGTCTATGACAAGGAGGTCATGGACGCCGGGATCTTCGTCTCGGGGGAGGGGCTGGCCGATCTGACCACGGCCACCAGCATTCAGGTGGGGCCGGACGGCGAACGCACCGTCACCACCGACGGGCCGTTCGCCGAGACCCGCGAGGTGCTGGGCGGCTTCTACGTCATCGACGTGCCCAACCTCGACGTCGCACTCGACTGGGCGGCGCGGTGCCCCGGAGCGCGCGACGGCGGCCGGATCGTGATCCGCCCAGTCGAAGAGTTCGAGAACTGA